DNA from Helicobacter sp. 11S03491-1:
AAAAAGAACTCAAAGCGAGGAAAAAATTTAATCAAAATCATAAAATTAAGTATAAAACTGAAGATAAAACAGAGAAAATAGCTATTATTGAACGCGGGAGTCATTTGCCAAAAAATATTGTCGATCCTAAAATTTACCAAGAAAAAAGAGAAGCAAATCTGGAAAAACTTCAATCAAAAAATACTTCATTCCAAGAAGGCATTTCTCAAGACTTTATCAAAGATATCAAGCTTGCAAATCTTTTAAAAGATGAAGAAAAAACTACTGACACAAAAGATTCTACACAAAAAAAAACTAAAAAATCAGGGAATATTTTAAAACCTTCTAAACTCTCCGGTTCTATGATAGATTCTTCAAACACGCCTACAAAACTTCAAGATCAAAACAAGCAAATTGAAAATCAAATTGCCATGGAAAAAAATAATATACAAATTTCTTCATTAGAAAAAAAACAAAAAAAACAAAATGATAAAGAAGTCCAAGAGTTCAAAGAAAAACCTAAAGAAAATATTTCCCAAACAAAAGATATGCCCATAACTTCAGGAAATATTCCTAAAAATGATTTACTCTATAAAAGCGCTCAAGCCAAACAGACTATCAAAAACTTTGCTCAGAATTTCAATGAAGAAATCAAAAAATACAAACCTCCAATGAGTAAAATCTCACTTGAACTTCATCCGGAAAAACTTGGAAAATTGGAGCTTACCATCAAACAAATGGGAAATAATCTCCATGTTAGTGTCATCTCAAACAATCAAGCTATCGCTCTTTTTATTCAAAATCAAGCCGAACTTAGACAAAACTTAGCCATGATTGGATTTGGCGGGGTAGATTTAAATTTTTCTTCTCAAGAAAATTCTCAAAAAGATCAGCAAAATTTCAGTGATCAAAAAAGGAACAAAAATAGCTTGAAGCAATATAAAGAAATTAAAAATGTATCTGAAATTCCTTATGATACGATGGAAATCATCTTACCAAAATATGCTTAGGAGGTAAAATGCCAATTGATTTAGCAGAAATAACCGGCTCAAAAGCAGCAGCAGCTAAAAAAAGTGAACAACCCAAAATCGCCAATGGACTTGATAAAGATGCTTTTATGAAATTATTTTTAGAACAACTTAAAAATCAAGATCCCACTGCTCCTATGGAAACAGATAAAATTATTACGCAAACTGCTCAACTTACACAAGTAGAGATGCAAGAAGAAAATAAAAAAACCATGAAAGAAGTGGCTGAGGCGATGAAATCCACCAAAGAAACCAATGAGTCTCTCAAGGACTTTCAAACCTCACTAAAACAAACACTTGAAAATCTGGACAAAGGAATGAGTACTAGTGTAGATTCCAATTCTCATATGGCACAAATTACAGCACTCAACACCGTATCTATGATAGGCAAAATTGCTGAAACAGATATTAATGGGGTGAATATAAAAGGAGCAGGGGAAATCAAATTTTCTCTTTATTTTGATTCTCCTATTGATACTTCAAGAGGCAATCCCATGATTGAAATATTCAACAAAGATAAACAATTAATCGCTACTCTTCCTATCAAAGATAAAAATGGACAACAAGGTTATATTGATTTTACTTGGAACGGGCTCGATGATAAGGGTGTGCAAGTGCCCGATGGCAGTTATGAAATACGTGCCCAATATAATCTTGATTCCAGGACCAATCAATACCATCAAACACGTGTAGGCAGAGGCGAAGTCCAAAGTGTGCTTTTTAACAAAGGGGAACCGATGTTGCGCATGGGAGAAATGATTTTGCCTATTGATAGCGCTATAGAATTTTATGATAAGGAAAAAAATCTATGAATGATACGATTTTAAATTCTTATAGTGGCATCAAGACCCATCAATTCGGTCTGGATAGTATTTCAAATAATATTGCTAATGTCAATACTACAGGTTATAAAGAAAATATTCCTGAGTTTAAGAGTCTCTTTGCAACACATCTAGACTCACTCAATGCCTCCTCGGCCCTCAGCAACGATAGAAATTTTGGATCTACAGGCGCAAGTAATGCTATCTCTACAAAAAATGGCAACTATCATCAAAGTGATGGAGAATTTGATATGGCCTATCAAGGTAAAGGATGGTTTATCGTAGGTCCCAACAAAAAAGGCAATTTCACAATCAAAGAAGATGGCTATGAACAAGACCAAGCAAATTATTTTACCAGAGATGGAAGTTTTAGTCGTGACAGTGATGGATATTTGGTAAATTCTGAGGGATATTATGTCTATGGAGTTAATTTGGACAAGATTAAAAATGGGGTATTTACCTCAAGCAATAATCCCGATAATGATATAGAAAAATTAGCAAAAAATGATCTCACACCCATCAATATTCCTCAAGAATTAAAATTTCAACCTGTCCTCACATCAAAAGTGGATATTAGTATTAATTTAAATCCAAAAAATCATTTCAAAAATGCTCAAGAACTCTTTTTGGATGCTAAAGGGAATTTTATAGAAGACAAATTCAAGCATCAAGATATCAATGCTTTGGCA
Protein-coding regions in this window:
- a CDS encoding flagellar hook-length control protein FliK, coding for MIENILNNVNAAQTQEMSKTKKETKKTSETSQDGDSFTNLLHKNTMTKIEKDNKTPSTQNQKNEKKTLENTSKNTPTPMQNTSSKESLPLEMLHTKDINEKKPLSQPLKDMLSSKSMDKDSDIKTPKKNISDIKTLADEKNTPTPMQNTSSKESLPLEMLHTKDINEKKPLSQPLKNMLSSKSMDKDSDIKTPKKNISDIKTLADEKNIQIKNIKLSNASDVIDKSDMPASKNEINSSSKEAQNLTKPLTQNVLDQKLKTQNSKSTSTKQDKTLSSVLAKIDEKELKARKKFNQNHKIKYKTEDKTEKIAIIERGSHLPKNIVDPKIYQEKREANLEKLQSKNTSFQEGISQDFIKDIKLANLLKDEEKTTDTKDSTQKKTKKSGNILKPSKLSGSMIDSSNTPTKLQDQNKQIENQIAMEKNNIQISSLEKKQKKQNDKEVQEFKEKPKENISQTKDMPITSGNIPKNDLLYKSAQAKQTIKNFAQNFNEEIKKYKPPMSKISLELHPEKLGKLELTIKQMGNNLHVSVISNNQAIALFIQNQAELRQNLAMIGFGGVDLNFSSQENSQKDQQNFSDQKRNKNSLKQYKEIKNVSEIPYDTMEIILPKYA